Genomic segment of Streptomyces brevispora:
TGTGGCGCCGAGGCCGGGACCTCTCGGCCGCGTACCAGAGCGCCCTGGAGCAGGCCGGTGAGCTGGCGCCGAAGCGCGGCGGCCGGCTGTCCTTCGGCTCGCAGCGCGTGGAACCGGCCGACACACCCGCGCGCCGCCGGGCGGCCGGCCGCTGGGCGGAGCGGGAACCCGTCCTGGCCGCACTCGCCGCCGTCGTGGGCATCGACGGCGAAGACCCCGGCGAGGAGCCCGGCTTCGACGACGAGGCGGTGACGACCGTCGTGGCCATCGTCCACGACGCGGGGATGGAGCTGGAGGCCGTACGCCAACGGAGGTCCATCGAGAACGCGGCGTTCGCCAACGTCTGGCGCGGGCCGTGAGCCGTACGGAGGGCGGTGCGCGGTAGGACGCGACGGCGTGGGGCGGATGGTCGAGCGGGAGGCAGGACGACATGACGGAAGCCGACCCCGGGCTCTTCGGGCCCGAATCGGTCACCTGGCAGATGCACGGCGACCCGATGATGTGGGTCGCGGGGGTGCGCGCCCTGTACCTCCAGGCGCTGCACCCGCGCGCGGTGCGCGGCGTCATGCAGAACTCCGATTTCCGCAAGGACGCCTGGGGCCGGCTGATGCGCACGGCCGACTTCGTCGGGACCATCACCTACGGCACCACCGAGGCCGCCGAGAAGGCGGGCGCCCGGGTCCGCAGGATCCACCGGCTCCTCAAGGCCAACGACCCGCGCACCGGCGAGACGTACGGCGTCGACGACCCCGAACTGCTGCTCTGGGTCCACTGCGCCGAAGCCGACTCCTACCTCCAGGTCGAACGGCGCTCCGGCTTCCCGCTCACCGACGCACAGGCCGACCGGTACATCGACGAACACCGCCGCGGCGCCCGGCTCGTCGGCCTCGACCCGGCAGGCGTACCCGCTACCACCGCACAGCTGGCCGCCTACTTCGAGCGAGTACGGCCCCAACTGGCCTTCTCGCCCGATGCGTCGGACGTCGACGACTTCTTGCGAAGGCCACCGGTCCACCCCCTGCTCGTGCCGGCGCGCGCCCTGCTGTGGCGGCACGTCGCAACCCTCGCCTACCAGTCGCTGCCCCCGTACGCCCACGAGCTGTACGGCAGACCCGGGCCGCCGGCGGCCACCGTCGACCGTCGTCTGCGCACCACCGGAACCGTCCTGCGGGGCATCCCGTCGCGGCTGCGCCGACAGCTCCCGCCGGGCCATATCCTGAAGGCGATGGCACGCCTGGGTCCCGGCAGCCGCCCCACCCCGTACAAACTGAAGAGGCAGGCAGCCATACTGGACGGGCCGGGGAGGGCGCAGCAACAGCAGGCGGAGTGACGGGGGCGATATCAGGGATGGCGGAAACCAGGCTGATCCAGAGCCGGTACCGACTGCTCGATCTGATCGGGCGCGGCGGCATGGGCGAGGTGTGGCGTGCCCGCGACGAATCGCTCGGCCGTCAGGTCGCCGTCAAATGCCTCAAGCCGATGGGCCCCCAGCACGACCAGGACTTCACCCGCATCCTTCGCGAGCGCTTCCGCCGGGAGGCCCGGGTCGCGGCCGCGCTCCAGCACCGGGGCGTCACCGTAGTCCACGACTTCGGCGAGCACGAGGGCGTGCTCTACCTGGTGATGGAGCTTCTGGACGGCCGCAATCTCAGCCAGCTCCTGGAGGACAACGAGCAGCACCCGCTGCCGGTCGACGACGTCGTCGACATCGCCGAACAGGTCGCCGACGCCCTCGGCTACACCCACCAGCAGGGCATCGTCCACCGCGATCTCAAGCCCGCCAACATCATGCGGCTGGCAGACGGGACGGTGAAGATCTGCGACTTCGGGATCGCCAGGCTCGGCCACGACATCAGCGTCACCTCACGCCTCACCGGTGTCGGCATCGCCATGGGAACCCCCCACTACATGTCGCCCGAGCAGATCAGCGGCGGCCAGATCGACCACCGCAGCGACCTCTACTCGCTGGGCTGTGTGCTGTACGAGATCGCCACCGGAGCGCCGCCGTTCGACCTCGACGACGCCTGGGGCGTCCTCGTCGGACACCGCGACACCCAGCCGGAGCCACTGCGCACCCACCGGGCCGAACTCCCCGGATTCTTCGACCGCGTCGTCCTGGAACTGCTCGCCAAGACCCCGGAGCAGCGGCCCGCCGACGCCGGTGACCTGCGCCGCCGCATCGCCGTCGGCCGAACCGGCGAACAGCCGCACCTGGAGCCGACCGGACGGGTGCTGCTCGCGCCGCCCGTCCCCGTCGGGCATCCCGGCGGACGGGCCGGTCCCGGACCGCGGCTGCCCGGCTGGACCCACGGCATGACGAGCGGCATCAAGGCGACGGGCACCACGGCGCCGGGAATCCTGCCGCCCGACCATTCGGCGGGCCTGACCGGCGAGTGGACCACCGGCACCGACCCGCGGGCCGGCACCGGATCCGTCCCGCCCGCCGGGGCGGAGCGGCCCACGCCCTCGCCGGAACTCCTCGCCATACTCGCCAGCCGCCACAGCGCCGGCCTCAACCTGGGCCGACTCGGCCACTGGGACGAGGCGGGCGAGGTCCACCGGGCGGTCGCCGCCGAACGCGAGCACGCGCTCGGCCCCGACCACCCCGACACGCTCTCCAGCCGCTACGAGGTCGGGTTCACCCTCAGCCGCACCGGGCGCGCCGCAGACGCGCTGCGTGAGTTCGACCGCGTCGCCCAGGGCCGCGAAACGACGCTGGGCCCCGACCACGCGGAGACCCTCGCGGCCCGCCAGGAGGTGGCGTACGTACTGGGTCAGCTCGGCCGCCACTTCGAGGCCCACCAGGTGTACGCCGCCGTACTCGCCTCCCGGGAGCGCTCCATGGGCCCCGATCACCCCGACACCCTGCGCTGCCGCCACAACCTGGCGTTCAACCTCAGCAGGCTCGGGCGCCTGGAGGACTCGTACCGCATGGCCCACGACGTGGCGGCGGCCCGTGCCCGGCTGCTCGGCGCCAACCACCCCGACACCCTGGTCACCCGCTACGAGGTCGGCTACACGCTGGGCCGGCTGGGCCGGTGGACGGAGGCCCTGCAGGCCTACCAGGAGGTCGTCCAGGGCCGGTCACAGGTGCTGGGCGCCGACCACCCCGACACCCTCGCGGCCCGCTACGAGGTCGGCATAAGCCTCGGCCGGCTGGGCCGCAGCGCCGAGGCGCTGGAGCTGTACCGGGCGCTCGTCGACGACCGGACCCGGGTCAGCGGCCCCGCCGACCCCGAGACCCTCCGCGCCCGCCACGGACTGGGCGTCAACCTGGGCCGGCTGGCCCGCTGGGAGGAGGCGCTGGCCGAATCGCGCGAGGTGTGCGCCACCCGCGAACGAGTCCTGGGCGCCGACCACGCCGACACCCTGGTCAGCCGCCGCGAGGTCGCGGTGGGCCTCGGCTGGCTCGGCCGCTGGGCCGAGGCGCTCACCGTCTACCGGAGGGTCGCCGAGGTGCGGACCCGGCTGCTGGGCGCCGACCACCCCGACGCACTGGCGAGCCGCAACGACGAGGCGCACTGCCTCGAACAGCTCGGCCGGGGGACGGAAGCGGTCGAGCTGTACCGGCAGGTCGCGGCCCTGCGCCGGCAACGGGGCATTCCGTCGTCCTGACCGGCACACCCGGGCACAGGCTCTGGCCAGGGCCCGTCGTCCGTGTTACCAAGAGCCATGCCCGTACCCGACAGCTATGACGCAGTCATCGTGGGCGGCGGCCACAACGGCCTCGTCGCCGCCGCCTATCTCGCCCGCGCCGGGCAGTCCGTCCTGGTCCTGGAACGCCTGGGCACCACCGGGGGAGCGGCCGTCTCGACCCGGCCCTTCGCAGGCGTCGACGCCCGGTTGTCGCGCTACTCGTACCTGGTGTCGCTGCTGCCGCGGAAGATCGTCCGGGAGCTCGGCCTCGACTTCGCCGTACGCAAACGGACCGTCTCCTCGTACACCCCGGCCGTACGCGACGGTCGCGCCACCGGGCTGCTCGTCGGTGGCGACGGCACCCGTGACTCCTTCGCCGCGCTCACCGGATCGGACCGGGAGTACGAGGCCTGGCAGCGCTTCTACCGTCGCACCGGGCAGGTCGCCGAACGGGTCTTCCCCACCCTCACCGAACCGCTGCCCACCCGCGACGCGCTGCGCGCGCGGATCGGTGACGCGGACGCCTGGCGGATGCTCTTCGAGGAGCCCATCGGCGTCGCCGTCGAGGAGAACTTCGACGACGACCTCGTACGCGGCGTCGTGCTCACCGACGCGCTGATCGGCACCTTCGCCGACGCGCACGATCCCTCGCTGCTCCAGAACCGGTGCTTCCTCTACCACGTCATCGGCGGCGGCACCGGCGACTGGGACGTGCCGGTCGGCGGCATGGGCGCGCTCACCGACGCCCTCGCCGGGGCCGCGCGGGCGGCCGGTGCGCACATCCGTACCGGACACGAGGCGATCCGTATCGACACGGACGGGACGCACGCCGAGGTGACGGTACGGGCGGACGGCGAGGAGCGGACCGTCGGGGCGCGCCGCGTCCTGGTGAACGCCTCGCCCCAGGCACTGGCCGCGCTCCTCGGGGACGCGCCGCCGGCACCCGCCGAGGGAGCCCAGCTGAAGGTGAACATGCTGCTCACCCGGCTGCCCCGGCTGCGCGACCGATCCGTGGACCCGCACGAGGCGTTCGCCGGTACCTTCCACATCGCCGAGGGATACGGGCAGCTGGCCGACGCCTACCGGGACGCGGCCGCGGGGCGGCTGCCCGCCGCCCCGCCGTCCGAGATCTACTGCCACTCGCTGACGGATCCCTCGATCCTCGGCGCGGATCTCGCCGCCCGCGGCTACCAGACCCTCACGCTGTTCGGCCTGCACACCCCGGCACGGCTCTTCGCCGCGGACAACGAGGCGACGCGCACGGCCCTGCTCAAGGCCACCCTCGCCGAGCTCGACGCCCATCTGGAGGAGCCGATCGCGGACTGCCTGGCCCTCGACGCGAACGGCGAGCCCTGCATCGAGGCCAGGACACCGCTGGACCTGGAACACGACCTGCGGCTGCCCGGCGGCCACATCTTCCACCGGGACCTCGCCTTCCCGTACGCCACCGGGACGACCGGCCGCTGGGGCGTGGAGACCCCGCACGCCAACATCCTGCTGTGCGGGGCCGGCGCGGTGCGCGGCGGTGGTGTCAGCGGGGTCCCCGGCCACAACGCCGCGATGGCGGCGCTGGGCCGGTGACCGTGACCGCTACTGCCCGAACACGCCGCGCAGGGCCCCGATCTTGCGCGGCAGGTCGTACTCCGCGCCGCCCTCGTGGCCGTTGTACGTGAACACCTCGATCTGCGCCGGGCCCGCATAGCGGTGGTAGGCGGCGAACACCGTGGACGACGGGCAGATCTTGTCCATCAGCCCCACCGAGAACCAGGCCGGAGCGGTGGCCCGCGCCGCGAAGTTCACCCCGTCGAAGTAGGACAGGGTCTCCATCGCCTCGTCGATCCGGAACCGGTGCCCGGACAGCCAGCGGGCGATCTCCGCGTACGGCCCCGCGTCCGTGATCTGCGAGGCACGCCGGTAGTGGCAGAGGAACGGCACATCGGCGACGGTCGCCACGACGTCGTCGCGCAGCCCGGCCACGGCGAGCGCGAGACCGCCGCCCTGACTGCCGCCGAGCACCGCCACCCGTGAGGCGTCCACGCCGTCGTGCGACTTCACCGCGTCGACGGCCCGCACCGCGTCCGTGATCAGCCGGCGGTAGTAGTGCCGGTAGGGGTCCTCGATGCCCCGGGTCAGGAACCCGGGGGAGGAGGAGCCGTTCCCCTCGGGGCCGATGTCCACGGTGTCGGCGGTGTTCTTGCCGCCGCCGCCCTGACCTCGGTTGTCCATGACCAGATGCGCGTAGCCCAGGGCGCTCCAGGTGAGCCAGGAGTACGGGATGCCCCGGCCGCCGTTGTACCCGATGTACTGCACGACGGCGGGCAGAGGACCGGAGCGGGCCCTGGGCAGCATCAGCCACGCCTTCACCTGCTGTCCGCCCCAGCCGCGGAACGTCACGTCGAAGACGTCGACGGTGGCGAACCCCGCGTCGTACGGGACGAACTCGGCGTCCAGGTCATGGCGGGCCGTCTCGGCGAGGGTCTTCTCCCAGAAGGCGTCGAAGTCGGCCGGCTCCTCCGGCTCCGGCCGGTAGTCGCGCAGCCGGTCCAGTGGCATGTCGAACAGCAAGGGTCTAGCTCCTCTTCAGGGTGAGGTTGAGGGTTGCGCCGTGCCGTCCGGCGGTGTCGGCGGTGATCCGGATGCCGCCGCCGGCCGGTGCGGTGCTGACACCCGGGTCGGCGGAGGCCACGGTCAGCCCCCGCAGCGCCAGATCGAGCACGACGGAGGACCGCAGCTGGGTCGGGTCGGACAGGGAGACCGTCACCGTCTTGCCCTCGGGCCTGACCAGGACCGAGGCGGGACCGTCCGAGGTGAGTTCCTGCGCGGTCCCCGCCGCCCAGAAGTTCGCGGCGAGCAGTCCGTCCGCGCAGCGGCGTACCGCGTGCACGGCGGTGGAGTCCGCGACCAGTTTCACCGGCGGCGCTGAGGACCACTGCTCCGTGCGCTCGGCGGACGCCGCCGGGGCCTGGAGCCAGAAGTAGCCCGCCCCGTTCGGCGCGGTTCCGTGGTCCTGCCACAGCGTCAGATAGGGGCGGGTGACGGAGGTGTCCGTGCCGTACTTGAGGTTGATCTCACGCCAGGTCGCGGTCCGGTCCTCGCGCAGGCCGTGCAGCGTGACGGGCTCCGGGAAGACGTAGCCGCCGGTCCCGGCGACGTGCAGCCACCGCACCCCGTCCAGCCGCGCCGACCAGCCGGTGTCCGCGGGAGCGGCGTCGCCGTTGACGAGCAGCGCCGCCCGCGGGTCCCGCAGCTTCCGGTTCTCCACGACTGTCTCGGCCCTGCCGGCGTCGGCGGTGATGCCCGAGCCGACGCACGCGATGACGTCGTCCAGGCAGAACCAGCTCTTCAGGCCGTGCAGCGAACTGCCGAACGCCCGCAGTTCCATGCCGTACGCGCCGAGCGTCGTCCCCGGGAGCGCGGCGCCGCCGGCCCAGTCGGCGGTGCTGGTGGTGCGCTGCCCCGCGGCGTCGGCGGGCCGGCCCGCTATGACCGTGGTGCCGGGGAGCCGCGCCGGGTCGACCGTCGGCCAGTAGTCCTCGCTGTAGTGGCCGAGGTCGTCCGTGTAGAGGAGGACCATGCCGTCGGAGAGGTGCCAGGCGTGCAGGTTCTCGTTCTGGATCGACTCGTAGTTGTAGATCCGGGACGAGTACGCGGAGATGCCGAGCGCGAACGAGGGCCGGTGGTGGGCCGCCTTGTCCATCCTGGGGTGCTGCTTGTGGGTGACCAGTGGACCGCGCGCCGGAACCGGCGAGGCGATGACCTGTCGGGCGGCGACCAGCGAGGCGAGGTCGGTGACGGCGAGGAAGTCCCGGTAGGTGTCCGCGGCGATCCACTGCTTGACCAGGGCGGTGAACCGGTCGGCGGTCTCACCGGGGAAGCCCGGGATCAGCCGCACCACCGCCTCGATGACCGTCTGCGCCGAGACGTGGCTCTGCTTGCTCGGGCGGGCGATCTCGCGCCCGCACACCGACGCCATCACGTCGCCGCGTACCAGCAGCGGGTCGAAGCCCTCGTCGACCCAGCCGCGGACGTTGTCCAGGTCGGGATCGGTGACCGTCCACGTCGTACCGGCGAGAAGGTTCAGCAGCCGCGAGAAGCTGTTGAGCAGTTCCTTGCCGTAGCCGCCGTTGTACGGGTGCTTGTAGTGCTGGAGGAACGAGCCGTCGGAGTAGAAGCCCTCGCCCGTGCCCTCGGCCGCCGCGCTCGCGTCGTTGAAGGCGAGGACGCTGTTGGCGCCCGAACCCTCGACGTCCGAAAGAGCGTCACGGACGCGGACCAGGTCCTCGCCGCTGTCGCGGAGCACGGCGTTCACCGCGACGACGGTGGAGACCCACACCCGGTTGGCGCCGGTCGCGATCTGCCGGTCGGCCCGCCACAGGTTCGGGTCGGGCGTGTAGTGGCGGACGGCCGCGGTGATCCGGGCGAGCCGCTCGGCGCCGAGGGCGTCGTGGAGCAGCACCGTCGCGTCGTTGAGCGCGAGCGCTGAGCCGATCTCCCAGTCCCAGTCGTTGTCGAACCGGGTGTGGCCGGGGCCGTAGCGGTTGGTCAGCATCCAGTCGATGCCGGCCAGCAGCAGATCGCGCAACGCGGTGTCGCCGTAGTGCGGGGTACCGGGTACGGCCCACGCGGTC
This window contains:
- a CDS encoding oxygenase MpaB family protein, giving the protein MTEADPGLFGPESVTWQMHGDPMMWVAGVRALYLQALHPRAVRGVMQNSDFRKDAWGRLMRTADFVGTITYGTTEAAEKAGARVRRIHRLLKANDPRTGETYGVDDPELLLWVHCAEADSYLQVERRSGFPLTDAQADRYIDEHRRGARLVGLDPAGVPATTAQLAAYFERVRPQLAFSPDASDVDDFLRRPPVHPLLVPARALLWRHVATLAYQSLPPYAHELYGRPGPPAATVDRRLRTTGTVLRGIPSRLRRQLPPGHILKAMARLGPGSRPTPYKLKRQAAILDGPGRAQQQQAE
- a CDS encoding phytoene desaturase family protein; its protein translation is MPVPDSYDAVIVGGGHNGLVAAAYLARAGQSVLVLERLGTTGGAAVSTRPFAGVDARLSRYSYLVSLLPRKIVRELGLDFAVRKRTVSSYTPAVRDGRATGLLVGGDGTRDSFAALTGSDREYEAWQRFYRRTGQVAERVFPTLTEPLPTRDALRARIGDADAWRMLFEEPIGVAVEENFDDDLVRGVVLTDALIGTFADAHDPSLLQNRCFLYHVIGGGTGDWDVPVGGMGALTDALAGAARAAGAHIRTGHEAIRIDTDGTHAEVTVRADGEERTVGARRVLVNASPQALAALLGDAPPAPAEGAQLKVNMLLTRLPRLRDRSVDPHEAFAGTFHIAEGYGQLADAYRDAAAGRLPAAPPSEIYCHSLTDPSILGADLAARGYQTLTLFGLHTPARLFAADNEATRTALLKATLAELDAHLEEPIADCLALDANGEPCIEARTPLDLEHDLRLPGGHIFHRDLAFPYATGTTGRWGVETPHANILLCGAGAVRGGGVSGVPGHNAAMAALGR
- a CDS encoding serine/threonine-protein kinase; amino-acid sequence: MAETRLIQSRYRLLDLIGRGGMGEVWRARDESLGRQVAVKCLKPMGPQHDQDFTRILRERFRREARVAAALQHRGVTVVHDFGEHEGVLYLVMELLDGRNLSQLLEDNEQHPLPVDDVVDIAEQVADALGYTHQQGIVHRDLKPANIMRLADGTVKICDFGIARLGHDISVTSRLTGVGIAMGTPHYMSPEQISGGQIDHRSDLYSLGCVLYEIATGAPPFDLDDAWGVLVGHRDTQPEPLRTHRAELPGFFDRVVLELLAKTPEQRPADAGDLRRRIAVGRTGEQPHLEPTGRVLLAPPVPVGHPGGRAGPGPRLPGWTHGMTSGIKATGTTAPGILPPDHSAGLTGEWTTGTDPRAGTGSVPPAGAERPTPSPELLAILASRHSAGLNLGRLGHWDEAGEVHRAVAAEREHALGPDHPDTLSSRYEVGFTLSRTGRAADALREFDRVAQGRETTLGPDHAETLAARQEVAYVLGQLGRHFEAHQVYAAVLASRERSMGPDHPDTLRCRHNLAFNLSRLGRLEDSYRMAHDVAAARARLLGANHPDTLVTRYEVGYTLGRLGRWTEALQAYQEVVQGRSQVLGADHPDTLAARYEVGISLGRLGRSAEALELYRALVDDRTRVSGPADPETLRARHGLGVNLGRLARWEEALAESREVCATRERVLGADHADTLVSRREVAVGLGWLGRWAEALTVYRRVAEVRTRLLGADHPDALASRNDEAHCLEQLGRGTEAVELYRQVAALRRQRGIPSS
- a CDS encoding GPP34 family phosphoprotein, with protein sequence MLPRESMAEAVAVDGDRIVPGASPAPDDQLMGEAAAALVRQEPYERIEDWLWRRGRDLSAAYQSALEQAGELAPKRGGRLSFGSQRVEPADTPARRRAAGRWAEREPVLAALAAVVGIDGEDPGEEPGFDDEAVTTVVAIVHDAGMELEAVRQRRSIENAAFANVWRGP
- a CDS encoding acetylxylan esterase is translated as MLFDMPLDRLRDYRPEPEEPADFDAFWEKTLAETARHDLDAEFVPYDAGFATVDVFDVTFRGWGGQQVKAWLMLPRARSGPLPAVVQYIGYNGGRGIPYSWLTWSALGYAHLVMDNRGQGGGGKNTADTVDIGPEGNGSSSPGFLTRGIEDPYRHYYRRLITDAVRAVDAVKSHDGVDASRVAVLGGSQGGGLALAVAGLRDDVVATVADVPFLCHYRRASQITDAGPYAEIARWLSGHRFRIDEAMETLSYFDGVNFAARATAPAWFSVGLMDKICPSSTVFAAYHRYAGPAQIEVFTYNGHEGGAEYDLPRKIGALRGVFGQ
- a CDS encoding polysaccharide lyase 8 family protein, whose protein sequence is MNPGTTRGTNGGTSRRTVLAGAAALGAAAALPLVLPAGSAWAATADPVDDAASLRTRWHTLLTGGPGLDLTDPQIAAAVARIGKAATTSAKGLDPSRTDGLFPDLTSTTLSNHVTTSFKRLATVATAWAVPGTPHYGDTALRDLLLAGIDWMLTNRYGPGHTRFDNDWDWEIGSALALNDATVLLHDALGAERLARITAAVRHYTPDPNLWRADRQIATGANRVWVSTVVAVNAVLRDSGEDLVRVRDALSDVEGSGANSVLAFNDASAAAEGTGEGFYSDGSFLQHYKHPYNGGYGKELLNSFSRLLNLLAGTTWTVTDPDLDNVRGWVDEGFDPLLVRGDVMASVCGREIARPSKQSHVSAQTVIEAVVRLIPGFPGETADRFTALVKQWIAADTYRDFLAVTDLASLVAARQVIASPVPARGPLVTHKQHPRMDKAAHHRPSFALGISAYSSRIYNYESIQNENLHAWHLSDGMVLLYTDDLGHYSEDYWPTVDPARLPGTTVIAGRPADAAGQRTTSTADWAGGAALPGTTLGAYGMELRAFGSSLHGLKSWFCLDDVIACVGSGITADAGRAETVVENRKLRDPRAALLVNGDAAPADTGWSARLDGVRWLHVAGTGGYVFPEPVTLHGLREDRTATWREINLKYGTDTSVTRPYLTLWQDHGTAPNGAGYFWLQAPAASAERTEQWSSAPPVKLVADSTAVHAVRRCADGLLAANFWAAGTAQELTSDGPASVLVRPEGKTVTVSLSDPTQLRSSVVLDLALRGLTVASADPGVSTAPAGGGIRITADTAGRHGATLNLTLKRS